From the genome of Medicago truncatula cultivar Jemalong A17 chromosome 2, MtrunA17r5.0-ANR, whole genome shotgun sequence:
TGCATCATTTTggattttcttttgaaattttcatcCAGATCAATATGTTTCTGAAGTTTAGAACCAGGATTTCTGTTAGGTGTTTTAGCAGATAATATAAGTTGCACTTTGCTGTTGTAGTTGTTGTCACTATGAATGTTTCCCTACACAATATTTTGAGGAAGTTTCAGCCACTGTCTTTAAAAAACACACATTAAGCAAGCAGTAATTCAGGTGCTTAGCAATAAGCAGGACCTTATGTGCATTAACTTACAGTTTGATTTTGTTGAGTTGTTTGGTTTGAATTCTCGCTGCAACTGCTATAATAGTCTTGATCACTTTGTGCTGTACAAGTTTCATTCTTCTGAAAGGAAGATAAAAGAAAAGGcaaattttagatatacaaaagcaaataataaaaggtTGATTGAGGTTCACAATGAAACTTAATTGCTTACATTCTTATGTTTCTTTATTGCATTGCCATCTTTAGCAGTGATTTCTTTCAAGGGtgatgtgatttttttctcCAGCTTTGCTTCTTTGAGAATTCCCCTTTCCTGCGGCATACAATACATCATAAATCACACGCTAGATGATTTCAACTTACTTCTAAACTAAATAAACCAATGAGAACAGAAGCCCTTACTTACATCAGTTCTGAACTTAAACGGCTTAGGATTTGTGGGCTTTAATTTTCTGTATTTTACAACTTGAGAACCAGTTGTTGTCGATGTAGATTTCTGTTTCAAGGTCATAAAGATTATCAATCAAGTAGGTGGGAAGTTAAAACAACATCAGTGAGATTCTAAACTAGGCCAAACCTTATGTATTTTTCCATCCTCCTGCTTGCTTTCAAGAATGTTCTTTTTGGAACCGTCATTGATGGTGCTTACATCTCTGCggctacaatttttttaatgattactTTAagtttaagaaactaaaaaaaaagccGGCATAAAACATACTTTGAGACAAATCAAATTACTTACATATTCTCACAAGGCGCTGAAGAGTTTTCCTTGTCATCATTCTCATTAAGTTGaatctcattttctttatcATCAGAAGACATTGAACTTCCTACAGCCTTTCTCTTTTTGGCTTCAGGAATTCTTCTCTTGTGTGAGACTGTGATccttttctcttcattttcactCTCTTCAAtagttttcttctcttcattaTTCGAACTTGACAGTGAGGTAATATCATCTCTAGAAACTTCTGACCGAGTTAGAACTGAACTCTTCTCTTCTTCGTTTGAACTTGACAGTGAAGTAACATCATCTCCAGAAGCTTGTGACAGAGTTAGAACTGagctcttctcttcttctttcgaAGTTGACAGTGAGGTAATATCATCTCTAGAAGCTTCTGACAAAgttagaactgaactctctcCTCTTTCTAGAGAGTCACTCCTTGATTTTTCTTCCGTCTCCAACTCACTAGAGTCACTTTCATGCGGCACGGGAACATGGTTTTTCTCCATAGCTTTCGCTTTCTTCTCTTTTAGACATTTAACAGTGTTATTTTCTGGTTCGTTTCGATTACTAGAATACAATGAATCAAACACACGGCTTTTAACCTCTCGTCCCTTAAATTGCACCTTTCTAGAGGAACCCACTGGCAATGAGTTGTTACATCCTTCTCCATTCTTCTTCACTCCATTAAATTCAAGCTTCTTCATTGCAGAACACAATGCTTTCATGGATGTTTTCAATTCCACAGAACTCTTTGTCCCAACCACCTTCTTTGGTGAGTTAAAAACCAATGCCTTAGCCACTACCCTGCTCTTAGGCTTCGACACAGCAACAGTCAATGATTTCTTGTTCTGAACACTTCTAAACTGTTCCAAATTAGAAACCTTCTTTTGATTCCTTGGAGTGGTCAAAGCCTTACTCACGGAGGGTGATTGCTTCACCTTGGCTTTTGGGGTTGCAGCAACCTTAGAAAGAGGTTTGACAACTTTCACTTTATTCTCAGTCACCTTGTGTGACAATGAGGAAATGAAATCCATTCTTGACATCCTTGGCTTTGCAGGAGCAGTATTCGGGCACTTCAAATTCGAACTGAAAAATAACAACAGCGAAAAATTGTGTCACTTTAAAGGCTCTACTACACAAGATTTTTAGTCCAATCACATCAGGATTCTTGATATTGTTTATGACTAGCAGCTTGTTTTGATCGACTTATTTGAGATTATCTACCGGCATAAACACTTATTATACCTTTTGTGAGAACTAATGGAAACCACTTATGGCATGTTCATagctattttc
Proteins encoded in this window:
- the LOC11434346 gene encoding E3 ubiquitin-protein ligase RBBP6, encoding MSENRFLPIIEEEEIEIDDDFYEKIEAPKFVDLTKPDKRRPDDDRHWFCARFGCDQKHEEEFDSEAIYKNFVLRVMAARSPNVRLRKALNRREREASSNLKCPNTAPAKPRMSRMDFISSLSHKVTENKVKVVKPLSKVAATPKAKVKQSPSVSKALTTPRNQKKVSNLEQFRSVQNKKSLTVAVSKPKSRVVAKALVFNSPKKVVGTKSSVELKTSMKALCSAMKKLEFNGVKKNGEGCNNSLPVGSSRKVQFKGREVKSRVFDSLYSSNRNEPENNTVKCLKEKKAKAMEKNHVPVPHESDSSELETEEKSRSDSLERGESSVLTLSEASRDDITSLSTSKEEEKSSVLTLSQASGDDVTSLSSSNEEEKSSVLTRSEVSRDDITSLSSSNNEEKKTIEESENEEKRITVSHKRRIPEAKKRKAVGSSMSSDDKENEIQLNENDDKENSSAPCENIRRDVSTINDGSKKNILESKQEDGKIHKKSTSTTTGSQVVKYRKLKPTNPKPFKFRTDERGILKEAKLEKKITSPLKEITAKDGNAIKKHKNKNETCTAQSDQDYYSSCSENSNQTTQQNQTGNIHSDNNYNSKVQLILSAKTPNRNPGSKLQKHIDLDENFKRKSKMMQRNVVMPRSVLSKKKEKVVLGTACKLGVITEKRSDTLKPKDTTKPRKNDASCSQGRRTLTVPKEPKFHSLHVPKSCTTRKPT